One stretch of Candidatus Baltobacteraceae bacterium DNA includes these proteins:
- a CDS encoding MFS transporter: MLVRLAPILGITFIDILGFSILIPLLPYFVKHFGVGDVVVGFLFTAFALTQFIGSPLWGNLSDRIGRKKVLIISQVGAAIGWGMLGWAPTIIWVFVARIVEGISGGNISVTKAYVADLVEPEKRGRAFGYIGATFSGGLIFGPAIGGFLVDRYGFSAPFYAAAALQIVTLIATIIFLPESLSKTEETTPATFPEIVRSLKDPRVAPVLVQDLFNSMGLYGWFSVFALIVGAQLHFGPGDTSRMFSVFGVFSVIMQIFVVGRLTDTLGNRMMSNAGFASLIIAFGFAPFMHNLWGAALLVATFSFGMSHVNATIPALLTEGAPANMRGTILGSAASLEASAGIFMPPISTGVLGTVGTAGPAAISASFVAIALALGIRAQLAATPIANATRAE, encoded by the coding sequence GTGCTCGTTCGGCTGGCGCCGATTCTCGGAATCACGTTCATCGATATCCTCGGCTTCTCGATCCTCATTCCACTGCTGCCGTATTTCGTGAAGCACTTCGGCGTCGGCGACGTCGTCGTCGGCTTTCTCTTCACTGCCTTTGCGCTGACGCAATTCATCGGCAGTCCGCTTTGGGGCAATCTCAGCGACCGCATCGGACGCAAGAAGGTGTTGATCATCAGCCAGGTCGGCGCGGCAATCGGTTGGGGAATGCTCGGATGGGCGCCGACGATCATCTGGGTCTTTGTCGCGCGCATCGTCGAGGGAATCTCCGGCGGGAACATCAGCGTCACGAAAGCTTACGTCGCCGATCTCGTCGAGCCGGAAAAACGTGGGCGCGCTTTTGGCTATATCGGGGCAACTTTTAGCGGCGGGCTGATTTTTGGCCCGGCAATCGGCGGATTTCTCGTCGACCGCTATGGATTCTCGGCACCGTTTTACGCAGCGGCCGCATTGCAGATCGTGACGCTGATCGCGACGATCATCTTTTTACCGGAGTCGCTATCAAAAACTGAAGAGACGACGCCGGCTACGTTCCCCGAGATCGTGCGCTCGCTGAAGGATCCGCGCGTCGCGCCGGTCTTGGTTCAAGATTTGTTCAACTCGATGGGCCTCTACGGGTGGTTCAGCGTGTTCGCATTGATTGTCGGCGCACAACTCCACTTCGGCCCCGGCGACACCTCGCGGATGTTCTCCGTCTTCGGCGTGTTCAGCGTCATCATGCAAATCTTCGTCGTCGGCCGGCTCACCGACACGCTCGGCAACCGTATGATGTCCAACGCCGGATTCGCCTCGTTGATCATCGCATTCGGCTTCGCGCCGTTCATGCACAATTTGTGGGGAGCCGCGCTACTGGTTGCGACCTTCTCGTTCGGTATGTCGCATGTCAATGCGACGATTCCGGCACTCCTCACCGAGGGCGCACCGGCAAACATGCGCGGAACGATCCTGGGCAGCGCGGCATCGCTCGAAGCCTCAGCGGGCATCTTCATGCCGCCGATCTCGACGGGCGTGCTCGGGACCGTCGGAACCGCCGGGCCTGCTGCGATCTCGGCGTCGTTCGTCGCGATAGCACTTGCGCTCGGGATTCGAGCGCAACTCGCAGCGACACCCATTGCCAACGCAACGCGCGCGG